The Bacillus carboniphilus DNA segment AATTTTTGTTTTTCAACTCAACTTTGGAACGTCTGGTCATGGTTGGGCCAACAGATACCTGTAGCCCTTTTGGCAATTCATCCACAATGAGGTGTCCTTCTGTACAATGTTCAATTCTTAGATCCAAGTTGAATTCTTCTGCAAAGCGAACGGCTGAAATAATATCATCAGCACGATGAGCATGCATTCTGACTGGTATTTCCCGATTTAAAGCCATCAGGATTGGAGCAACACGGACGTCTTCCGGGTTTCCTTCAGCTTGTGCTTTATAGAAAGCTTCTCTTAACATCCCCATGATTCCCATTCTAGTAATGGATTCTTTATTACCTTGAGAATGCATTCTCTTAGGATTTTCCCCAAGAGCAAGCTTTAGACCTGCAATTTCTTTAATAATCATTTTATCTACATGTCTACCGTATGTCTTAATTACAGATGTCGTTCCTCCAATTACGTTAGCACTTCCAGGCATGATGTGGGCTGTTGTAATTCCGTATTGTATTGCATCCCGGAAAGCTGGGTCTAAGGGGTAAACTCCATCCTTTGCTCGGATATGAGGGGTCATCGGTTCAACCGTTTCATTCGCATCATTTCCTGCCCAACCTGTCCCTTCATCATAAAGACCCAGATGCGTGTGTACATCAATAAAACCAGGCAATAAATACTGTCCTGATCCATCAATAATAGTCCCTTGAGCAGAAAGGTTTTCTCCAATTTTCTGAATTCGTCCATTGTATATCAAAACATCATGATTATCTAAAGGTTTAGAGGTTATAGGGATAATTGTTACATTTTTTATTAGTAGTTGGTTCATTGGTTCTCCTTGAAAAATCTAAAATGTTTTAGCTTATTCTATCATGTAGTTGAATGTTTGCCATCTATATTTTTTTCCCATTTCCATTACCTTTTCCTGCGCTTCAAGATGAAATAAACAAGCAATGAAACAGTAGCGAAAATAATTAAAGGTTTAATGTAAGTGGAAGCGTGTTGTTCAATTTCACTCCAGTTTTCTCCCAAGTTGATTCCAAGTAGTACAAACAGCAATGTCCATGGTATCATGGCAGCGAATGTGTACAGGAAAAATGTTGAGAATGGCATTTTGCTAATTCCTGCTGGAATGGAGATCGCATGTCTGACAACAGGGATGAATCGTGCAAAGAACACGACAGTAGGACCATATTGATTAAACCATTTTTCTGACTTTTGAACATGATCAGGGGTAATTAGAATCCATTTCCCAAACTTTTGAACAAACGGTCTTCCGCCATATAAACCAATCCAATAAACGAAAAGTTGAGCAACAGTACCTCCCAGGATGCCTGCAAGCATAGCACTAAAAAATGTGAGATTACCAGAATAGACCAAATAACCAGCATAACTAAGAACAATCTCACTTGGTATGACTTCAACCATCAGTCCAAGTGTAATCCCAATAAATCCTAATTGTTGAAAGAAATGAAATAAGCCATGAATCCATTCCATTTTTTTAACCTCTTTTCAGTAACAGTCACCTACATAATCCCCAGTGTCTGAAGAGTAAGTACGATTCCACCTAATACCCATACATAAACGGCAAAAATCTTTAAAGACTTCTTTTTTAAAATATGGAGCATAGTCATAATAGCCAGGTACCCAAAGAGAGCAGAGCTAATAGTACCAACTAGAAGCCCAGTTAATGAAATCGATTCTACTGTTCCCGTGAACAGTTCTCTACTTTGCAATAGAATGCCACCAAAAATAGCAGGAATTGATAGAAAAAATGAGAAATAAGCGGCTGTTTCCCGATCTAGCTTTCTCCATAATCCTGCTGCAATCGTTAAGCCTGAACGAGAAAGTGCGGGGAAAATGGCCGCAGCTTGGAAAGTCCCAATCACAACTGCATCCGTCATCGTAATGTCTTCCATCTTTTTTGCACCATTACGAATGGAATCAGCAAACCACAAAATCGTTCCAGTTATAAGGAATTCCCATCCTAATGTCACACCTGTTTTCGATATAGCATCGAAATAATCTTCAAATAAAAGACCGGCTATTACAGCTGGAATCGTTCCAATTACCAATAAAAAAGATAACTTATGAAATGGATCTTTTAAAATAGTAATAAGTTCATTCTTATAGATAACTAGAACTGCTAGCAATGTTCCAATATGAAGCATGGTATCCAAAAATAAACCAGCATCTTGAAGGCCAAGGAATTGTCGACCTAAAAATAAATGACCAGTACTCGAAATAGGTAGAAACTCTGTAAGTCCCTGTATAATTCCTAAAATAAACGCTTCAATCTTCGACATAATTCACCAACCTTCCTTAAACAAAACAACTTTATTTATAGGCTAGTCCTACGTAAAGCTTCTAAATTCATATGTATTCAAGTGAATAATAAACATGACAGGTAGAATGGTTAGCAAAATAGAAAAAACGAGCCCTGGTAGTGGTAAGCGCTGTAAAGGAGGGAACACAACCGGTGAAAACGTGTCCTAGATAATGAATAATGTCTATAAGAGGGAATGAAAAACGGTTTAACGTACCCTTGTCATCATAAGATGCCATATAGAGGGGACATTAAACCGACTAACTAATTATTTTTCTTCAAAATAATCTTCAAACTTCTCTTTTTGTGAGCTGGTGTTTTTATAGTACGGATTCTCTTCAGTTACATTATCAGGATCTAAATTTGTTTTAATCACCAAGGAAGGCTGACTCATTCCTTCTGCGATGATACGATCATCTAATTCTTTAAAGTCTTCCATATTTGGATTCCCAGGTTTTTTTGGCTCCATATGGACACCTCCTTATGGTTTTAGGATGCAGGAGGATTGAAAAATTATGTACAAGTACAACGAAGGAAATGCTATAGTACAGTAAAGGAAGTACATACCAAGACTGGAAAAAGGGGAGCAAACATGATGGAAGAAATAGCTGTTCATTTAGCACAGAAGCAATTAGACGCTTATAATAATGGAGACATCGAAACATTTTTAACTGCTTACAGTGAAAATGTGGAAGTATATGAGTTTCCATCGAACAAATTGATGTATGCGGGAATCAATCTTATGAGAGAAAGATATGATCAATTATTTAAAAATAACCCTAATAATCATGCGGAAATTCTGTCTAGACTGGTTAAGGGAAATATTGTAATTGATCATGAACATGTGACAGGGCGAGCAAATGGTGTAGACGTTTATGCTATTGCAATGTATGAAGTCATCGATGATAAAATAGCTAAAGTTTGGTTTGTAAAATAGGAATGGAAAAACGCTTGGATATACTAAAATCCAAGCGTTTTTTATTCCTTCCTTATTGAGAATCTAGTTTTTTTTATTAACCCCAAATCAGCCAACCGGCCAGAAGAGCAAGTGTCCCTACAGCAGTCACTAGGATTTGAGCATAAGCCATTGAACGTTTCATTAAATAAACGACAGATAAATTTAAGAGACTGTGTAATGGAATTAAGATAAACAGAAGCCAAGTTGAATGAGCGATAAGTAGTGTAGCTCCAATATGAAAGCCACTCGCAAAGATTCTCTCCCAAACTCCTAATAGTGGGTTTATGTTCATATTCATTCCTTGTTTTTCTAAGATTTCTTTTGCCTGCTGAGCTTTTTCATCTGTTCCTCTAAGCACTTGGAGGGTCATGAAGCCACTAACAATGGCATATAGAACTTCGATAGCAGCCCAGCCTTGGCCAATTGATAGCGAGTACGAAAAGGTACTTACCGTTATTGCCAGCACAATAAATCGAACAATTTCTTCTAGTGGACCAGAAGAAAGGACAACTAATGTTGAAGCTTTTTTCTCTGATAAGAAATGATGGGCTACAAGAGCTATTGGCCCTCGAAGAAATAAAGCTATCACCCATCCAAGGATCCCGATTGCAAAAGCACCGAGATGAAATGGTTGGCCAAATCTATAAAAAACAAAAACAAAAAGAATGGGTACAAGAATATAGAGCGGAATACAAAGATAAAAAAGGTTTGTTTGTTTTTTTAATTGTTCTCCAGCAGGAATATTCGTTAATTGTGACATTCTAAAACCCCCTATAAGGCTTTTCTATTTTATTATTATCATTATCAATATTGATAATAAATGATAAGAAAATAACTGTCAATCTTTATTTAGAAAAAAGCACCATCATTTAAAGGTGCTTTCAAACTTACTGGGCTGTATAGCCACCATCAATAATAACGGCTTGACCTGTAACGCCTTTCACTCGATCACTTGCTAGAAACAATACGTAATCTGCAATTTCCTTTGTCTCCAAAAGTCTTTTTTGTGGGACAAGCGGGTAGATGACTTCCTCTAACACTTTTTCTAATGGAACACCCTTTGTGTTAGCTAAGTCTCTAAGCTGATTTTGAACGAGTGAAGTATTTACATAGCCAGGACAAACAGCGTTTACGGTTATACCATATTCAGCCCCTTCGATAGCAGAGACCTTCGTTAAGCCAATCACACCATGTTTTGCACTGTTGTAGGCAGCTTTACCAGGAAAGCCGATAACACCGTTTATAGAGGCCATATTTATAATCCGACCGAACTTTTGCTTTTTCATAATAGGGAATGCGTGTTTCGTTGCAACAAACGGGGCGACAAGCATAAGTTTAATCATCCGCTCAAAGGTGTCAGTAGGAAACTCCTCTAAAGAATAGATTCTTTGCATACCTGCATTATTTATAAGTACATCTACAGAGCCAAAATTTTCAACTGCGGTAGAAAACATTTTTGCCACCTGTTCTTCATCTGTCACATCGCAAGTAAGGGTGTGAACGTGCAAACCTTCACTACTAAGCTTATTTTTTGCTTCCTCTAAACCTTTGGCATTTATATCTGTAAGTAAAACCTGATCATTATTCTTTAAAAACTCTTTACCAATTTCATAGCCAATACCTTGTGCTCCTCCCGTAATAATGACACTTCTACTCATTATATCCCTCCTCATCTTCTAT contains these protein-coding regions:
- a CDS encoding YhfC family glutamic-type intramembrane protease; protein product: MSQLTNIPAGEQLKKQTNLFYLCIPLYILVPILFVFVFYRFGQPFHLGAFAIGILGWVIALFLRGPIALVAHHFLSEKKASTLVVLSSGPLEEIVRFIVLAITVSTFSYSLSIGQGWAAIEVLYAIVSGFMTLQVLRGTDEKAQQAKEILEKQGMNMNINPLLGVWERIFASGFHIGATLLIAHSTWLLFILIPLHSLLNLSVVYLMKRSMAYAQILVTAVGTLALLAGWLIWG
- a CDS encoding undecaprenyl-diphosphate phosphatase: MSKIEAFILGIIQGLTEFLPISSTGHLFLGRQFLGLQDAGLFLDTMLHIGTLLAVLVIYKNELITILKDPFHKLSFLLVIGTIPAVIAGLLFEDYFDAISKTGVTLGWEFLITGTILWFADSIRNGAKKMEDITMTDAVVIGTFQAAAIFPALSRSGLTIAAGLWRKLDRETAAYFSFFLSIPAIFGGILLQSRELFTGTVESISLTGLLVGTISSALFGYLAIMTMLHILKKKSLKIFAVYVWVLGGIVLTLQTLGIM
- a CDS encoding 3-hydroxybutyrate dehydrogenase; translated protein: MSRSVIITGGAQGIGYEIGKEFLKNNDQVLLTDINAKGLEEAKNKLSSEGLHVHTLTCDVTDEEQVAKMFSTAVENFGSVDVLINNAGMQRIYSLEEFPTDTFERMIKLMLVAPFVATKHAFPIMKKQKFGRIINMASINGVIGFPGKAAYNSAKHGVIGLTKVSAIEGAEYGITVNAVCPGYVNTSLVQNQLRDLANTKGVPLEKVLEEVIYPLVPQKRLLETKEIADYVLFLASDRVKGVTGQAVIIDGGYTAQ
- a CDS encoding nuclear transport factor 2 family protein, translating into MMEEIAVHLAQKQLDAYNNGDIETFLTAYSENVEVYEFPSNKLMYAGINLMRERYDQLFKNNPNNHAEILSRLVKGNIVIDHEHVTGRANGVDVYAIAMYEVIDDKIAKVWFVK
- a CDS encoding amidohydrolase, which translates into the protein MNQLLIKNVTIIPITSKPLDNHDVLIYNGRIQKIGENLSAQGTIIDGSGQYLLPGFIDVHTHLGLYDEGTGWAGNDANETVEPMTPHIRAKDGVYPLDPAFRDAIQYGITTAHIMPGSANVIGGTTSVIKTYGRHVDKMIIKEIAGLKLALGENPKRMHSQGNKESITRMGIMGMLREAFYKAQAEGNPEDVRVAPILMALNREIPVRMHAHRADDIISAVRFAEEFNLDLRIEHCTEGHLIVDELPKGLQVSVGPTMTRRSKVELKNKNWYTYQSLCDHGVQVSITTDHPYTPIQYLNVCAALAVREGLSAQKALEGITITPARNLGVSNRVGSIEIGKDADVVLWNDHPFSFLAKPTMTVIDGEIVFQK
- a CDS encoding DedA family protein, with the protein product MEWIHGLFHFFQQLGFIGITLGLMVEVIPSEIVLSYAGYLVYSGNLTFFSAMLAGILGGTVAQLFVYWIGLYGGRPFVQKFGKWILITPDHVQKSEKWFNQYGPTVVFFARFIPVVRHAISIPAGISKMPFSTFFLYTFAAMIPWTLLFVLLGINLGENWSEIEQHASTYIKPLIIFATVSLLVYFILKRRKR